From Halichondria panicea chromosome 12, odHalPani1.1, whole genome shotgun sequence, a single genomic window includes:
- the LOC135345848 gene encoding uncharacterized protein LOC135345848 — MNGVCPPMKDPPCTSKFGQVQLSHEEQSAVQSALEQHLGPEYISQRSGAGGQKLAYIEGHRLVQLANETFGYNGWSHSLTNQSIDFIDQSGDRFYIGVSAIVRVELKDGAYHEDVGYGVSEGMRSKALSIEKARKEAVTDGLKRALRSFGNLLGNCISNKEYLKYIQRQPKNNSSKEPASLKHMGEINPALKDYRSKPPSPHPHTFTPSHAHALTPSPGAQLLDIIAKATSASTTPHTPHTHTTDDAGFQDPNLCGVRVKAEGSSSPVTNTTDPPNKRTSRGSSTDKASSVTAHPTPLRPPHTDRTPIPKGGNTAPSKLLMTHTAAEKASGKKPKNIHTDKISPLTSVKLVPEILAEAQGIKHKPTEAESKSALSAQTAAQLLSADEMRKLKQAQKQLEWQKKRMQSKGGCEGVAGGVVNDEDLQDGYDLNELVSEDVPDFWDRVLYSQTCSAEVASSDPPGPLTEGTRPYNTRKRENDKLYSNSNQNKRSRSSQ; from the exons ATGAATGGAGTATGTCCTCCAATGAAGGACCCACCGTGCACCAGCAAGTTTGGACAG gtgcagCTGAGTCACGAGGAGCAGAGTGCGGTACAGAGTGCACTAGAGCAGCACCTGGGTCCAGAGTACATCAGCCAGCGCAGCGGAGCTGGAGGTCAAAAG CTAGCATACATTGAGGGTCATCGTCTGGTGCAGCTGGCTAACGAGACCTTTGGTTACAACGGCTGGTCACACTCACTCACAAATCAGTCCATCG ATTTCATCGACCAATCAGGAGATCGGTTCTACATTGGAGTGAGTGCGATCGTGCGTGTGGAGCTGAAGGATGGAGCTTATCACGAGGACGTTGGTTACGGTGTGTCAGAGGGAATGAGGTCCAAAGCTCTCTCTATTGAGAAG gctcGTAAAGAGGCGGTGACGGACGGACTAAAGAGAGCATTACGAAGCTTTGGTAATCTCCTGGGAAACTGCATCAGTAACAAAGAGTACCTCAAGTATATACAGAGACAGCCCAAGAAT AATTCATCCAAAGAGCCCGCTAGTCTAAAGCATATGGGCGAGATTAATCCAGCACTAAAGGACTATCGTTCTAAACCACCCtccccacacccccacaccttCACACCCTCACACGCCCAcgccctcacaccctcaccagGGGCACAGCTCCTCGATATCATCGCTAAAGCCACGTCTGCCAGTACCACccctcacactcctcacacacacacaacggaTGATGCTGGTTTTCAAGATCCTAACTTGTGTGGGGTTAGGGTGAAAGCTGAAGGCTCTAGTTCACCTGTTACAAATACAACTGACCCTCCAAACAAGAGAACTAGTAGAG GTTCATCGACAGACAAAGCGAGCAGTGTGACCGCCCACCCCACACCCTTACGCCCACCACACACGGACAGAACACCAATACCCAAGGGAGGTAACACAGCACCTTCAAAACTACTCATGACACACACAGCTGCCGAAAAAGCGTCAGGAAAAAAACCCAAAAATATACACACTGATAAAATCTCTCCTCTTACTAGTGTGAAATTAGTTCCTGAGATTTTAGCGGAGGCTCAAGGTATCAAGCATAAGCCCACTGAGGCTGAGAGCAAATCTGCACTGTCAGCACAAACAGCAGCACAATTGCTGAGTGCGGACGAAATGAGAAAGTTGAAACAAGCTCAGAAACAGTTGGAGTGGCAGAAGAAACGCATGCAGAGCAAGGGCGGCTGTGAGGGCGTGGCAGGAGGCGTGGTAAATGATGAGGATCTACAGGATGGATATGACTTGAACGAACTGGTCTCGGAAG atgTTCCCGACTTCTGGGACAGGGTGTTGTACAGTCAGACGTGTAGTGCAGAAGTAGCCTCTAGCGACCCCCCCGGGCCACTAACTGAAGGCACTCGGCCGTACAATACAAGGAAGAGAGAAAATGACAAACTATACAGCAATAGCAATCAGAACAAACGGTCTCGATCATCACAAtaa
- the LOC135345847 gene encoding dolichyl-diphosphooligosaccharide--protein glycosyltransferase subunit 1-like, with translation MKGTALYVLSLALALTGVSGSNGESLVLSSVSRELDLTTPLVQQKVTMVLENTGSTAVSQFKFTVDPSLASKTSFIGAKLEEPEMDLVISPNKIANTYTVNMPSLAAKKSVTVVIETVFVNAIKPFPESITQNEKQLVQFSGNVYFYSPYPSTTQSTIVKVPNDKIESFSKLSPTSSSDGEITYGPYSDVAPNSVGKLSVHFENNGPFLAVVELLRVIEVSHWGNVAVEEHVHIRHIGATLKGSFSRYDFQRNPNSGPSAVKSFISMLPAAARDAYYRDEIGNISTSNLREEDEYVSLEMRPRFPLFGGWQTRYYMGYNLPSYEYLYHSGNQYMLKMRYLDHVFNDQFVESVTVKIILPEGARDVNLAMPYAVNEQPRQLHYTYLDTVGRPVVIATSTNLVEQHIQDFQLTYTFDKIMLLQEPLLLVGALYLFFLLVVVIVRLDFSITKNAAMLAKQQASVIIEAILSAHAHRASLLPSYETAITSLKTSEDTKTFKKSKKDLDTAFVGDTEKISARVKDLQATDPEAGAKVNDLQRKVGELKSALDESCVLAESLVSKRVGKEKYITQDKSCQTRISRITGEIKTIVLGLD, from the exons ATGAAGGGAACTGCTTTATATGTACTGTCTCTAGCTCTGGCACTGACTGGAGTTAGCGGGAGCAATGGAGAGAGCCTCGTCTTGTCCAGTGTATCACGTGAGCTGGATCTGACCACCCCTCTCGTGCAGCAGAAGGTGACAATGGTGCTGGAGAACACTGGATCCACTGCAGTCTCTCAATTTAAATTTACTGTCGATCCGTCACTCGCCAGCAAAACCTCTTTTATCGGAGCAAAA CTCGAAGAACCGGAAATGGATTTGGTCATTTCGCCCAATAAAATTGCCAACACATACACCGTCAACATGCCTTCCCTCGCGGCTAAAAAGTCTGTTACTGTTGTCATAGAAACGGTCTTCGTCAATGCTATCAAACCTTTCCCGGAGTCGATTACTCAAAACGAAAAACAGTTGGTCCAATTCAGTGGAAATGTCTACTTTTATTCTCCTTATCCCTCCACGACACAGAGCACGATTGTGAAAGTTCCAAACGATAAGATTGAGTCTTTCTCTAAACTATCCCCAACAAGCAGCTCTGATGGTGAGATCACGTATGGACCTTATAGCGACGTGGCCCCGAACTCTGTTGGAAAACTGTCTGTTCATTTTGAGAATAACGGCCCTTTCTTGGCCGTGGTTGAGTTGTTGCGTGTAATCGAGGTGTCTCATTGGGGCAATGTCGCCGTTGAGGAGCATGTTCACATACGCCATATTG GAGCCACTCTGAAAGGATCTTTCAGTCGCTATGATTTCCAACGCAACCCCAACAGTGGGCCCTCGGCAGTCAAGTCCTTTATCTCAATGCTACCAGCCGCTGCTCGTGATGCTTATTATCGTGATGAGATCGGGAACATATCGACCTCTAACCTTCGGGAGGAGGACGAATACGTATCACTGGAGATGAGGCCGAg GTTCCCTCTATTTGGAGGCTGGCAGACGCGCTATTACATGGGCTACAATCTCCCATCGTACGAATATCTGTATCACTCTGGCAACCAGTACATGCTCAAGATGAGGTATCTGGATCACGTCTTCAATGATCAATTTGTGGAGAGTGTGACTGTCAAGATTATCCTGCCAGAGGGAGCAAG AGATGTCAACCTTGCCATGCCTTATGCTGTCAATGAGCAACCTAGACAACTCCACTACACATACCTGGATACCGTTGGTCGCCCGGTTGTCATAGCAACTAGTACGAACCTAGTAGAGCAGCACATCCAGGACTTTCAACTGACGTACACATTTGACAAGATCATGCTCTTACAGGAGCCCCTACTGCTAGTGGGAGCTCTCTACCTGTTCTTCCTGTTGGTGGTGGTCATTGTGAGACTTGACTTCTCCATCaccaag AATGCTGCAATGCTGGCTAAGCAACAAGCCTCTGTGATCATAGAGGCCATCTTATCAGCTCATGCTCATCGTGCCTCTCTCCTACCCTCTTACGAGACGGCCATCACCAGCCTCAAGACCAGCGAGGATACCAAGACATTCAAGAAGAGCAAGAAGGACCTCGACACTGCCTTTGTTGGTGATACAGAGAAGATATCGGCCCGAGTCAAGGACCTGCAAGCTACAGACCCTGAGGCAGGGGCAAAG GTGAATGATCTTCAGCGCAAGGTTGGTGAGCTGAAGAGTGCCCTGGACGAGAGCTGTGTGCTAGCTGAGAGCTTGGTAAGCAAACGTGTGGGCAAGGAGAAATACATCACTCAAGACAAGTCCTGTCAGACACGAATCAGTCGTATCACGGGAGAAATTAAAACCATCGTTCTGGGATTGGATTAG